The Juglans regia cultivar Chandler chromosome 2, Walnut 2.0, whole genome shotgun sequence genome includes a window with the following:
- the LOC108999089 gene encoding LRR receptor-like serine/threonine-protein kinase FEI 2 encodes MEMGVFVWVLSLIYAITLLSPSSLALNQDGLTLLEIKSTLNDTRNVLSNWKASDESPCEWTGVTCHPHDQRVRFINLPYMQLGGTISPSIGKLSRLHRLALHQNSLHGIIPNEITNCTELRALYLRANYLQGGIPPDIGNLSSLTILDVSSNSLKGAIPSSIGRLTRLRSLNLSTNFFSGEIPDFGALSTFGNTSFIGNLDLCGRQVNRPCRTSMGFPVVLPHAASDEAAVPTKRSSHYVKGVLIGAMSTLCLALVVLLALLWAWMLSKKERAAKRYMEVKKQVQQDASTKLITFHGDLPYPSSEIIEKLESLDEEDVVGSGGFGTVYRMVMNDCGTFAVKRIDRSREGSDQVFERELEILGSIKHINLVNLRGYCRLPASKLLIYDYMAMGSLDDFLHEHGPEERTLNWGARLRIALGSARGLAYLHHDCCPKIVHRDIKSSNILLDEKLEPRVSDFGLAKLLVDEDAHVTTVVAGTFGYLAPEYLQSGRATEKSDVYSFGVLLLELVTGKRPTDSTFVKRGLNVVGWINMLLKQNRLDEVLDKRCTDAEMESVEAILELAATCTDANPDDRPSMNHVLQLLEQEVMSPCPSDFYESQSDYS; translated from the exons ATGGAAATGGGTGTTTTTGTTTGGGTCCTCTCTCTGATTTATGCGATTACCCTTTTGAGCCCTAGCTCTCTTGCTCTCAATCAAGATG GTCTGACATTATTGGAAATCAAAAGCACTTTGAATGACACTAGAAACGTCCTCAGTAATTGGAAAGCTTCCGATGAGTCCCCATGCGAATGGACTGGTGTCACTTGCCATCCCCATGACCAACGAGTCCGCTTTAT AAATCTACCTTACATGCAACTAGGAGGGACTATATCTCCCAGCATCGGTAAACTGAGTAGACTACATAGACT GGCACTTCACCAGAACAGCTTACATGGAATTATTCCTAATGAAATTACAAATTGTACTGAGCTCCGAGCCTT GTACTTGCGAGCAAATTATCTCCAAGGAGGCATACCGCCTGACATTGGCAACCTTTCTTCTCTCACCATATT GGATGTATCAAGCAATTCGTTAAAGGGTGCTATACCTTCCTCTATTGGCCGTCTAACACGGTTACGCTCTCT GAACTTGTCCACAAACTTTTTTTCTGGTGAGATCCCAGATTTTGGAGCTCTAAGCACATTTGGGAACACCTC GTTTATTGGCAATCTTGACCTTTGTGGCCGGCAAGTAAACAGGCCATGTAGGACTTCAATGGGATTCCCTGTAGTGCTACCACATGCTGCAAGTGATGAAGCAGCAG TCCCTACTAAGCGATCTTCTCATTATGTAAAGGGAGTGCTAATTGGCGCAATGTCCACATTGTGCCTTGCGCTGGTTGTGCTGCTTGCTTTGCTCTGGGCTTGGATGCtatcaaagaaggaaagagcAGCTAAGAGATATATGGAGGTCAAAAAGCAAGTCCAGCAAGATGCAA GCACAAAACTTATTACTTTCCATGGTGACCTGCCATACCCATCAAGTGAGATCATAGAAAAGCTAGAATCTCTTGATGAAGAGGATGTGGTGGGGTCGGGCGGGTTTGGTACTGTATACAGGATGGTAATGAATGATTGCGGAACATTTGCTGTTAAAAGGATTGATCGAAGTCGCGAAGGATCTGATCAAGTATTTGAGAGAGAGTTGGAGATATTGGGTAGCATCAAGCACATAAATTTAGTAAACCTGCGAGGTTACTGCAGACTCCCAGCTTCAAAGCTTCTTATCTATGATTATATGGCTATGGGCAGCTTAGATGATTTCTTGCATG AGCATGGGCCTGAAGAACGTACCTTGAACTGGGGTGCCCGATTGAGAATAGCCCTTGGTTCTGCCAGGGGTCTGGCATACTTGCACCATGACTGCTGTCCAAAGATTGTGCATCGTGACATAAAATCCAGCAACATTCTCCTTGATGAAAAGTTGGAGCCTCGTGTATCAGACTTTGGCCTTGCCAAGCTTTTGGTTGACGAGGATGCGCATGTCACAACCGTTGTTGCTGGAACTTTTGGCTACTTAGCACCAG AGTACCTGCAAAGTGGGAGAGCTACCGAGAAGTCAGATGTATATAGCTTTGGAGTCCTCTTGCTTGAGCTTGTAACTGGAAAGAGACCAACTGATTCAACTTTTGTGAAGAGAGGCTTAAATGTTGTTGGTTGG ATAAATATGCTGTTGAAACAAAACCGATTGGACGAGGTATTAGATAAAAGGTGCACAGATGCTGAGATGGAATCTGTGGAAGCAATTCTGGAATTAGCTGCCACATGCACAGATGCAAATCCAGATGATCGGCCATCGATGAACCACGTATTGCAGTTACTAGAGCAAGAGGTCATGTCTCCTTGTCCCAGTGATTTCTATGAATCTCAATCAGATTACTCTTAA